One genomic region from Arthrobacter sp. YN encodes:
- a CDS encoding serine hydrolase domain-containing protein, whose amino-acid sequence MVETGPSADWARRQVDVGRVPVAVLGIASSHGIEDVVAFGTDGGRQATADDHFALFSVSKPISALTVMRQVEQGKLSLGNPLSAALPDFGARRTDTVTLEQLLSHRSGIADPALDGGTPLREALTSAEQAFYAGSLVQYCNIAFEGAAAMAEWADGRPFEEQLLALAADTGAGSLTFSSDCNPHAVHGTDAAGLNVDGMYQHRHPGAGLFGTATDLLNLGTELLRDSGKAVRPATLAAMRRPRTTEVSHITTRPAPLRHTGLGFQLPANESELLAKGIYGHPGWSGTEWWMFPEQDRCVVFLTNVLDAPDLGVDTNELFNAVAAS is encoded by the coding sequence ATGGTGGAAACAGGACCCTCCGCAGACTGGGCCCGCAGGCAGGTGGACGTTGGGCGCGTGCCGGTTGCTGTGCTGGGTATCGCGTCCAGCCACGGCATCGAGGACGTTGTGGCGTTCGGGACCGACGGCGGCAGGCAGGCCACGGCCGACGACCACTTTGCGCTTTTCTCCGTTTCCAAACCCATCAGCGCCTTGACCGTGATGCGGCAGGTGGAGCAGGGGAAATTGTCTCTGGGCAACCCGCTGAGTGCAGCCCTGCCGGACTTCGGTGCCCGTCGCACGGATACGGTGACCTTGGAGCAGCTGCTCAGCCACCGTTCCGGTATTGCGGACCCGGCGCTCGACGGCGGCACTCCCCTCCGCGAGGCCCTCACCTCAGCGGAGCAAGCCTTCTACGCGGGCTCGTTGGTCCAGTATTGCAATATCGCATTCGAGGGTGCCGCGGCCATGGCCGAGTGGGCCGACGGGCGCCCCTTCGAGGAGCAACTGCTTGCCCTGGCAGCGGACACCGGCGCTGGATCACTCACGTTTAGCTCCGACTGCAACCCTCATGCGGTCCACGGCACCGACGCTGCTGGGCTGAACGTGGACGGTATGTACCAGCACCGGCATCCCGGCGCGGGCCTTTTCGGGACGGCCACTGACCTGCTCAATCTGGGAACAGAATTGCTGCGGGATTCGGGGAAAGCAGTACGGCCCGCAACCCTTGCTGCCATGCGCCGGCCCCGCACCACGGAGGTTTCCCACATCACCACCCGGCCCGCTCCCCTGCGGCACACGGGCCTGGGTTTCCAGCTGCCCGCCAATGAGTCGGAGCTCCTGGCGAAAGGGATCTACGGCCACCCCGGCTGGTCCGGGACCGAGTGGTGGATGTTCCCGGAGCAGGACCGCTGCGTCGTGTTCCTGACGAACGTGCTGGACGCCCCGGACCTGGGCGTGGATACGAACGAGTTGTTCAACGCGGTGGCAGCTTCCTAG
- a CDS encoding urease subunit beta: MIPGEYRLQPGSVACNSGREAVAVEVVNRGDRPVQIGSHYHFAEANRALDFDRDTAYGRRLDIPAGTAARFEPGDRKTVQLIEIAGTREVFGLSNAVNGKLDGGTRLSGSASEGDAK, from the coding sequence ATGATCCCCGGTGAATACAGGCTCCAGCCCGGTTCCGTCGCGTGCAACAGCGGCCGTGAGGCGGTCGCCGTCGAGGTAGTGAACCGCGGCGACCGCCCCGTCCAGATAGGTTCGCATTACCACTTTGCCGAGGCGAACCGCGCCCTGGACTTCGACCGCGACACCGCCTACGGCCGCCGCTTGGACATCCCGGCCGGCACCGCCGCGCGGTTCGAGCCCGGCGACCGGAAGACCGTGCAGTTGATCGAAATTGCGGGGACGCGCGAGGTCTTCGGGCTCAGTAACGCTGTCAATGGAAAGCTCGACGGCGGCACGCGCCTCAGTGGGTCTGCTTCAGAAGGAGACGCCAAGTGA
- a CDS encoding urease accessory protein UreF, with product MTSYQLALQQLTDSALPTGAFAHSLGFESYIHRESVCDEVTFGEWLGAFVGQQLTYSDGLAMRFLYEGVDVGLLDSVLSAQLLAREVREASLKMGGRLLEIGGEVFPSGELEAYRELVRGGGAGGHQPLAFGVIARSWGVPFEAALSAYLFATVTSLTQNAVRAIPLGQNAGQRVLRRAHEAVAAAVQDVAQLCWDDFGAVSPGLEISQMRHERQRARMFMS from the coding sequence ATGACCTCGTATCAGCTTGCTCTTCAACAGTTGACCGACTCGGCTTTGCCTACGGGGGCGTTTGCTCATTCTTTGGGGTTTGAGAGCTACATACATCGTGAGTCGGTTTGTGATGAGGTCACTTTTGGGGAGTGGTTGGGTGCTTTTGTGGGGCAGCAACTGACTTATTCGGATGGGTTGGCTATGCGCTTCCTTTATGAGGGGGTGGATGTTGGTTTGTTGGATTCTGTTCTTTCCGCGCAGTTGTTGGCTCGGGAGGTGAGGGAGGCTTCGCTCAAGATGGGGGGACGGCTGCTGGAGATTGGTGGGGAGGTGTTCCCGTCGGGGGAGTTGGAAGCGTATCGGGAGTTGGTTCGTGGGGGTGGGGCCGGGGGGCATCAGCCCTTGGCTTTTGGGGTCATCGCCCGGTCATGGGGAGTTCCCTTTGAGGCGGCGCTCTCTGCGTATCTGTTTGCCACGGTGACTTCCCTGACGCAGAACGCCGTGCGGGCCATCCCGCTCGGGCAGAACGCCGGGCAGCGGGTACTTCGCCGGGCGCACGAGGCCGTTGCTGCCGCCGTCCAGGATGTAGCACAGCTGTGCTGGGACGACTTTGGGGCCGTCAGCCCCGGACTTGAAATTTCACAAATGCGGCACGAAAGGCAACGCGCCCGCATGTTCATGAGCTAG
- a CDS encoding urease accessory protein UreD has protein sequence MKTPVQVPVGGSAARENEEPSSTLAIGERAVRGRLELGISVRGGRSVASRQFHEGALRVLRPHYLDGSGQVCYVMVNPGGAYLGADLFVVEVEVDAGAELLLTTQSATKIYRTPGSFAEQRMSVRLGEGSRLELMPDQLIAYREASYRQNSHLSLHPTSSLVMAEVITPGWSPDGASFKYEEVRLRNEIWIEDQRGATLLALDNLLIRPPVNDVTGMGFMEGFSHLGSLVVVDPRVDQGLADDLDRISRDFEAYTGVSLTATIAGTTGLVLRSLSNSTEELNTLLGVCSGVLRERWYGQGPLNLRKY, from the coding sequence ATGAAGACGCCGGTGCAGGTACCTGTCGGCGGTTCGGCCGCTCGGGAAAATGAAGAGCCTAGCTCCACGTTGGCAATTGGGGAGCGGGCTGTGCGGGGGCGGTTGGAGTTGGGCATCAGTGTGCGGGGTGGGCGGTCCGTTGCTTCGCGGCAGTTTCATGAGGGCGCTTTGAGGGTGCTTAGGCCGCATTATCTCGATGGGTCCGGGCAGGTTTGTTATGTGATGGTCAATCCTGGCGGGGCGTACCTGGGGGCCGACCTGTTTGTTGTTGAAGTGGAGGTTGATGCGGGGGCTGAGCTGTTGCTGACCACGCAGTCTGCCACGAAGATTTATCGGACTCCGGGGTCGTTTGCTGAGCAACGGATGAGTGTCCGGCTGGGGGAGGGCTCGCGGTTGGAGCTGATGCCCGATCAGTTGATTGCGTACCGGGAGGCGAGCTATCGGCAGAATTCGCACCTCAGTCTCCACCCGACGTCGAGCCTTGTCATGGCCGAAGTCATTACGCCGGGGTGGTCGCCGGACGGCGCGTCCTTCAAGTACGAAGAGGTCCGGCTGCGGAATGAGATCTGGATTGAGGACCAAAGAGGCGCGACATTGTTGGCCCTCGATAACCTGCTGATTCGCCCACCCGTCAACGACGTGACCGGGATGGGGTTCATGGAGGGCTTCAGCCATCTGGGGTCGTTGGTGGTGGTGGACCCGCGGGTTGATCAGGGGCTTGCTGATGACCTGGACCGCATATCCCGTGATTTTGAGGCGTACACGGGAGTTTCCTTGACGGCGACTATTGCCGGGACTACCGGGCTTGTGCTGCGATCGTTGTCCAACAGCACTGAGGAACTCAACACATTGCTGGGTGTTTGCTCCGGCGTCCTGCGGGAACGTTGGTACGGGCAGGGACCCTTGAACCTGAGGAAGTACTAA
- the ureE gene encoding urease accessory protein UreE encodes MIIEKILGNLHEQPNAFAGHHKEKVVLPSALLVKRIQRVTTDHGKELGIRLPTGTGDLRDGDILAISDANLIVISVLPTDVLVIGPRSIHEMGVVAHSLGNRHLQAQFFDAASEYGAEVMVCQYDHTVEDYLKSVGVPYDRQERVMPVPFRHAEHSH; translated from the coding sequence ATGATCATCGAAAAAATCCTGGGCAACCTCCACGAACAGCCCAACGCCTTCGCCGGGCATCACAAAGAAAAAGTAGTCCTCCCCAGCGCACTGCTGGTCAAACGCATCCAACGCGTCACCACCGACCACGGCAAAGAACTCGGCATCCGCCTCCCCACCGGAACCGGCGACCTCCGCGACGGCGACATCCTCGCCATCAGCGACGCCAACCTCATCGTCATCTCCGTGCTGCCCACCGACGTCCTGGTGATCGGGCCGCGAAGCATCCACGAAATGGGGGTGGTGGCGCATTCCCTTGGCAACCGGCATTTGCAGGCGCAATTCTTCGATGCTGCGTCTGAGTACGGGGCCGAGGTCATGGTTTGTCAGTATGACCACACGGTCGAAGATTATCTGAAGAGCGTCGGCGTCCCCTACGACAGGCAAGAGCGGGTCATGCCGGTGCCCTTCCGCCATGCTGAGCATTCGCACTAA
- a CDS encoding urease subunit gamma, with the protein MHLLPREQEKLMIVVAADLARRRQARGLKLNYPEAVAIISYELIEGARDGRTVADLMSYGTTLLRREDVMEGVPEMIHDVQIEATFPDGTKLVTVHHPIR; encoded by the coding sequence ATGCATCTTTTGCCCCGCGAGCAGGAGAAACTCATGATCGTGGTGGCTGCCGATCTCGCGCGGCGCCGGCAGGCACGGGGGCTGAAGTTGAACTACCCCGAGGCCGTGGCGATCATCAGCTACGAGCTCATCGAAGGTGCCCGCGACGGCAGGACCGTCGCCGACCTCATGAGCTACGGAACCACCCTGCTCCGCCGCGAAGACGTGATGGAAGGCGTGCCGGAGATGATCCACGACGTCCAGATCGAAGCCACCTTCCCTGACGGCACCAAGCTCGTCACCGTCCACCACCCCATCCGCTAG
- the ureC gene encoding urease subunit alpha: MSFEVSRKQYSELYGPTTGDAIRLADTELFLEIEKDCTVYGEEVVFGGGKVIRDGMGQNGQLTRSEDIPDTVITNVIVLDYSGIYKADVALKDGHIFKIGKAGNPQIADGVDIVIGASTEIIAGERKILTAGGIDTHIHFISPEQVPAALCNGITTMVGGGTGPAEGTKATTITPGAWHISRMLQAAEGLPVNIGLFGKGHASAVEPLAEQIRAGAVGLKVHEDWGSTTSSIDMSLRVADEYDVQVAIHTDTLNECGFVEDTIRAIDGRVIHTFHTEGAGGGHAPDILKIAGLPNVLPASTNPTLPYTRNTIEEHLDMLMVCHHLNPDIPEDVAFADSRIRAETIAAEDVLHDLGIFAITSSDSQAMGRVGEVVTRTWQVADAMKRQRGVLKDPTGAAHGSAESDNFRLKRYVAKYTINAAIAQGMADVIGSVEEGKFADLVLWDPAFFGVKPELVIKGGQIAYALMGDANASIPTPQPRTMRPMFATYGKALQQTSITFLSKAAIDAGVPAELGLERIIKPVTGIRNLTKADLKYNGETPDIAVDPETYKVSVDGVEVTSQPSDVLPMAQRYFLF; encoded by the coding sequence GTGAGCTTCGAGGTTTCCCGCAAGCAATACTCCGAGCTGTACGGCCCGACGACGGGCGACGCCATCCGCTTGGCCGACACCGAACTGTTCCTCGAGATCGAGAAGGACTGCACGGTCTATGGCGAAGAAGTGGTGTTCGGCGGGGGCAAAGTCATCCGCGACGGCATGGGCCAGAACGGACAACTGACCCGCTCGGAGGACATCCCGGACACCGTCATCACCAATGTGATCGTGCTCGACTACAGCGGCATCTACAAAGCCGATGTTGCCCTGAAAGACGGGCACATTTTCAAGATCGGCAAGGCCGGCAACCCCCAGATCGCCGACGGCGTGGACATCGTGATCGGCGCCAGCACGGAGATCATCGCCGGCGAGCGGAAGATCCTCACCGCCGGTGGCATCGACACCCACATCCACTTCATTTCCCCCGAACAGGTTCCGGCAGCGCTCTGCAATGGCATCACCACCATGGTGGGCGGCGGCACCGGCCCGGCCGAAGGAACCAAAGCCACCACCATCACGCCAGGCGCCTGGCACATCTCCAGGATGCTCCAAGCCGCCGAGGGACTCCCCGTTAACATCGGCCTGTTCGGGAAGGGCCACGCATCCGCCGTCGAGCCCCTCGCCGAGCAGATCCGAGCCGGCGCCGTCGGGCTCAAAGTGCACGAGGACTGGGGCTCCACCACCTCGTCCATCGACATGTCCCTGCGCGTTGCCGACGAATACGACGTCCAAGTGGCCATCCACACCGACACCCTCAACGAGTGCGGCTTCGTGGAAGACACCATCCGGGCAATCGACGGCCGCGTGATCCACACCTTCCACACCGAAGGAGCCGGCGGTGGGCACGCCCCGGACATCCTCAAGATCGCCGGTCTGCCCAACGTGCTCCCGGCCTCCACCAACCCCACGCTGCCGTACACGCGAAACACCATCGAAGAGCACCTGGACATGCTCATGGTCTGCCACCACCTCAACCCGGACATCCCGGAAGACGTGGCCTTTGCAGACTCCCGCATCCGGGCCGAAACCATCGCCGCTGAGGATGTCCTGCACGATCTCGGCATCTTCGCGATCACCTCTTCCGACTCCCAGGCCATGGGTCGTGTTGGCGAAGTAGTGACCCGGACCTGGCAGGTAGCCGACGCCATGAAACGCCAACGCGGTGTGCTGAAGGACCCGACCGGCGCTGCCCACGGATCTGCCGAATCGGACAACTTCCGGCTCAAACGCTACGTCGCCAAATACACCATCAACGCGGCCATCGCGCAGGGAATGGCGGATGTGATCGGCTCCGTGGAAGAAGGCAAATTCGCGGATCTCGTCCTCTGGGACCCCGCCTTCTTTGGCGTGAAACCCGAGCTTGTCATCAAAGGGGGCCAGATCGCCTACGCACTCATGGGCGACGCCAACGCCTCCATCCCCACACCCCAGCCCCGCACCATGCGGCCCATGTTCGCCACGTATGGCAAGGCATTGCAGCAGACGTCCATCACCTTCCTGTCCAAAGCAGCGATCGACGCCGGAGTCCCCGCCGAACTCGGCCTCGAACGCATCATCAAACCCGTCACCGGCATCCGGAACCTCACCAAAGCGGACCTCAAATACAACGGCGAAACCCCGGACATCGCCGTCGACCCCGAAACCTACAAAGTGAGCGTCGACGGCGTCGAAGTCACCTCCCAGCCCTCCGACGTGCTGCCCATGGCACAGCGCTACTTCCTCTTCTAA
- a CDS encoding alpha-amylase family glycosyl hydrolase, whose protein sequence is MSARSHRPTLPQQRRPLGRLAAVVLTTAALTATAVLPAGAAPATKTPDPAAQHSIRAGVSDQNFYFVMADRFNNGTTTNDAGGLGSDPMVSGFDPTRKGFFNGGDLKGLQDRLDYIQGLGTNALWLTPSFKNKAVQGDGTVANSSAGYHGYWVTDFTQIDPHLGTNAELKTLIDAAHARGMKVYFDIITNHTADVIQYQETQSAPYISKETEPYRTAAGDVFDDRDYAGTQDFPALDPATSFPYTPVVPAAEKDVKVPSWLNDPTLYHNRGNTNFAGEDSLYGDFFGLDDLFTENPTVVNGMMDVYKTWIRDFGIDGFRIDTMKHVNDEFWQQFGPQVLSYAKEQGKDEFFMFGEVFDTSKSITSTFTTRNKMQAVLDFGFQGAARSFASQGSKATGLADFFNGDDWYTDADSNVYQLPTFLGNHDMGRIGTFIAEDNAGASDTELLERDELAHELMYFSRGNPVVYYGDEQGFTGAGGDQDSRQTLFASKVQEYLDDDLLGTNSTHATDNFDTGHPLYRKISELAALTAEHPTLRTGAQQNRYAADDAGIYAFSRIDAKDQREYIVAVNNSETAQTAAIPAYEAKQPFNLVYGDAAAHAKTDAQAKLSVTVPPLSAVVYEAAGRLAKSKAAPAVVLKKPVTAAGDASRAKVTADVDGSSFYEVTFQSRTAGGEWQAIGTDDNAPYQVFHDVSSLEAGTSLEYRAVVLDNRGQTSASEPRSGVVGEPTQPESVTVAGSLNTELGCAEDWQPSCEQALMTYEPTHRLWQLNVPNLPAGTYEFKAALNGTWDENYGAGGELDGANVVFQHSGGAVTFLYDHATNVISAAVAGQQPAAVSVPGSLNTELGCAGDWMPDCAQAQLSLDTVDGLWKLSVPNLAAGSYEFKAAINGSWAENYGLGGAPNGSNIAVKHDGGPVTFRYDPASHLVTTR, encoded by the coding sequence TTGTCAGCTCGCAGCCATAGACCCACCCTCCCCCAACAACGCCGCCCCCTTGGCCGCCTCGCCGCCGTCGTCCTGACGACGGCGGCCCTTACTGCCACAGCGGTCCTCCCCGCGGGCGCCGCTCCGGCCACCAAGACACCGGATCCCGCAGCCCAGCACTCCATCAGGGCAGGAGTCAGCGACCAGAATTTCTACTTCGTCATGGCGGACCGCTTCAACAACGGGACCACCACCAACGACGCCGGCGGATTGGGTTCTGATCCTATGGTGTCCGGATTTGATCCCACCCGCAAAGGGTTCTTCAACGGTGGTGACCTGAAGGGTTTGCAGGACCGCCTGGACTACATCCAAGGCCTTGGAACCAACGCCCTCTGGCTCACGCCGAGCTTCAAGAACAAAGCAGTCCAGGGTGACGGGACCGTCGCGAACAGTTCGGCTGGCTACCACGGGTACTGGGTCACAGACTTCACGCAGATCGACCCCCACTTAGGCACCAATGCCGAGCTGAAGACCCTCATCGATGCCGCCCACGCGCGGGGCATGAAGGTGTACTTCGACATCATCACCAACCACACGGCGGATGTCATCCAGTACCAGGAGACCCAGTCCGCGCCCTACATTTCCAAGGAAACCGAGCCCTACCGGACCGCTGCGGGCGACGTCTTCGACGACCGCGATTACGCCGGAACGCAAGACTTCCCGGCTTTGGACCCGGCGACGTCGTTCCCGTACACGCCCGTGGTCCCCGCCGCCGAGAAGGACGTCAAGGTTCCGTCGTGGCTGAACGACCCCACGCTCTATCACAACCGCGGCAACACCAACTTTGCCGGCGAGGACTCCCTGTACGGCGACTTCTTCGGCCTGGATGACCTTTTCACCGAAAACCCCACAGTGGTCAACGGGATGATGGACGTCTACAAAACCTGGATCCGCGACTTTGGCATCGACGGTTTCCGCATTGACACCATGAAACACGTCAACGATGAGTTCTGGCAGCAGTTCGGACCCCAGGTTCTCAGCTACGCCAAGGAACAGGGCAAGGACGAGTTCTTCATGTTCGGGGAGGTCTTCGACACCTCAAAGAGCATCACCTCCACGTTCACCACCAGGAACAAGATGCAGGCTGTGCTGGACTTCGGCTTCCAGGGCGCGGCCCGCAGCTTCGCGTCCCAAGGCAGCAAGGCCACCGGGCTGGCCGACTTCTTCAACGGGGACGATTGGTACACGGACGCCGACTCCAACGTCTACCAACTGCCCACCTTCCTGGGAAATCACGACATGGGCCGGATCGGCACGTTCATCGCCGAGGACAACGCAGGAGCGTCCGACACCGAACTGCTGGAACGCGACGAGCTGGCCCATGAACTGATGTACTTCTCGCGCGGCAACCCGGTGGTCTACTACGGAGACGAGCAAGGCTTCACGGGCGCCGGCGGCGACCAGGATTCGCGCCAGACCCTGTTCGCGAGCAAGGTCCAGGAGTATCTGGATGACGACCTCCTGGGAACCAACTCCACCCACGCCACGGACAACTTTGACACCGGCCACCCGCTGTACCGGAAGATCAGCGAACTCGCCGCGCTCACCGCTGAGCACCCCACCCTCCGCACTGGGGCCCAGCAAAACCGTTATGCCGCCGACGATGCCGGGATCTACGCCTTCTCCCGTATCGATGCCAAGGACCAGCGCGAATACATCGTGGCGGTGAACAACAGCGAGACGGCCCAAACAGCCGCAATTCCCGCGTACGAGGCGAAGCAACCGTTCAACCTGGTCTACGGTGACGCCGCGGCTCATGCGAAAACCGATGCACAGGCAAAGCTCAGCGTCACCGTCCCGCCGCTTTCCGCCGTGGTGTACGAAGCAGCGGGGCGACTGGCGAAGTCCAAGGCGGCTCCCGCCGTCGTGCTTAAGAAGCCAGTTACCGCGGCCGGCGACGCGTCCCGTGCGAAGGTGACGGCCGACGTCGACGGCAGCTCGTTCTATGAGGTCACCTTCCAGTCGCGTACGGCCGGCGGCGAATGGCAAGCAATCGGCACGGACGACAACGCGCCGTACCAGGTATTCCATGACGTGTCCTCGCTTGAGGCGGGAACGTCCCTGGAGTACCGCGCCGTGGTGCTGGACAACCGGGGGCAGACATCGGCCAGTGAGCCGCGCAGCGGTGTGGTGGGTGAACCGACCCAGCCCGAGTCCGTTACCGTGGCCGGCAGCCTCAACACCGAACTGGGCTGCGCCGAGGACTGGCAGCCGTCCTGTGAACAGGCACTGATGACCTATGAGCCGACGCATCGGCTGTGGCAACTCAACGTCCCCAACCTCCCGGCCGGAACCTATGAATTCAAGGCCGCGCTCAATGGCACCTGGGATGAAAATTACGGTGCCGGCGGCGAGCTGGACGGCGCCAACGTGGTGTTCCAGCATTCAGGCGGGGCGGTCACTTTTCTGTACGACCACGCCACCAACGTGATCAGCGCAGCGGTTGCCGGCCAACAGCCCGCCGCCGTGTCGGTGCCGGGAAGCCTGAATACCGAGCTCGGCTGTGCCGGCGATTGGATGCCGGATTGCGCCCAGGCCCAGCTGTCCCTGGACACCGTTGATGGACTTTGGAAGCTCTCCGTGCCCAACCTCGCCGCCGGGAGCTACGAGTTCAAGGCCGCCATCAACGGCTCCTGGGCTGAGAACTACGGCCTCGGCGGAGCCCCGAACGGCAGCAACATCGCGGTGAAGCACGACGGCGGACCGGTCACCTTCCGGTACGACCCCGCCAGCCATCTGGTCACCACCCGCTAG
- a CDS encoding RNA polymerase sigma factor, producing the protein MLSERELAFIAIHKDSYPSVFRFVCRRVESVEAAEEIAADVFRVVWQKWTDDSRPELPYLLTVARNLVGNAYRSRDRRLALQEKLRTTAVERFGDESENVAVQDAMTRLREQDRDILQLAYWDGLSSAEIAGVLQCSESAAKVRLHRARTAFRKQMPAGAETTTHKMGV; encoded by the coding sequence GTGCTTTCCGAGCGCGAATTGGCGTTCATCGCCATTCACAAAGACAGCTACCCATCCGTCTTCAGATTCGTCTGCCGACGTGTTGAATCCGTCGAGGCAGCGGAGGAGATCGCAGCAGACGTGTTCCGCGTCGTCTGGCAGAAGTGGACCGACGACTCACGCCCGGAACTCCCGTACCTATTGACGGTCGCGCGGAATCTGGTGGGGAACGCGTACAGGAGCCGCGACCGGCGGCTGGCACTGCAGGAAAAGCTGCGGACGACGGCGGTGGAGCGGTTTGGCGATGAGTCCGAAAACGTCGCGGTACAGGACGCTATGACGCGGTTGCGTGAACAGGACCGGGACATCCTGCAGCTGGCCTACTGGGACGGCTTGAGCAGCGCAGAAATAGCAGGGGTGCTGCAGTGCAGTGAATCGGCGGCCAAAGTCCGCCTCCACCGGGCCCGAACGGCGTTCCGGAAACAGATGCCTGCAGGGGCCGAAACCACCACACACAAGATGGGGGTCTGA
- the ureG gene encoding urease accessory protein UreG, translating to MTEPIKIGVGGPVGAGKTQLVERITRHMSGDISMAAITNDIYTIEDAKILAANGILPEDRIIGVETGGCPHTAIREDTSMNTAAIEELKARHPDLQVIFVESGGDNLSATFSPELVDFSVYIIDVAQGEKIPRKAGQGMIKSDLFIINKTDLAPHVGADLAVMERDSKEFRGNKPFCFTNLKTDDGLDAVLNWIRRDVLMLDLAS from the coding sequence ATGACAGAACCCATCAAAATCGGCGTCGGCGGACCCGTCGGAGCAGGCAAAACCCAGCTCGTGGAACGCATCACCCGGCACATGAGCGGCGACATTTCCATGGCCGCCATTACCAACGACATTTACACCATCGAAGACGCCAAAATCCTCGCCGCCAACGGCATCCTCCCCGAAGACCGCATCATCGGCGTCGAAACCGGCGGCTGCCCCCACACCGCCATCCGCGAAGACACCTCCATGAACACCGCAGCCATCGAAGAACTCAAAGCCAGGCACCCCGACCTCCAAGTCATCTTCGTCGAATCCGGCGGCGACAACCTCTCCGCTACCTTCAGCCCCGAACTCGTGGACTTCTCCGTCTACATCATCGACGTCGCCCAAGGCGAAAAAATCCCCCGCAAAGCCGGGCAAGGCATGATCAAGTCAGACCTCTTCATCATCAACAAAACCGATCTGGCGCCCCATGTGGGGGCGGACCTGGCCGTCATGGAGAGGGATTCCAAGGAATTCCGAGGCAACAAGCCGTTCTGCTTCACGAACCTCAAGACGGACGACGGGTTGGACGCCGTCCTCAACTGGATTCGGCGCGATGTCCTGATGCTTGATCTGGCGTCGTGA
- a CDS encoding HoxN/HupN/NixA family nickel/cobalt transporter — protein MTALTEFATMYRERETLSLRTRLLFTFGAVAALHVAAVVLLLAGTAGDAQPLALGLVVTAYVAGIKHSYDWDHIAAIDNSTRKFVAQHKDPVSVGFAFSLGHSSVVILAGLLVVAGATLIGQFMEDGTTGNKVLGLIGSGVSGLFLLAMGLFNGSAFVRATQVYRRVQAGGEVRHEDLEARGFVARLLAKPLSKVERPRNIYVIGFLFGLGFDTATTIGLLVITTTASLAGVSPLALMALPLAFTAAMTLCDSVNGVAMMKMYTSAIHNPRRKLGFNAVITGISAVSALFIAVITLGGFVNSAFELEDPLTSWLGGIDLGDAGLILVGLFVVAWAVSAWRGRVARSGR, from the coding sequence ATGACTGCGCTGACCGAGTTCGCCACCATGTACCGGGAGCGGGAGACGTTGTCCCTGCGGACCAGGCTGCTGTTCACGTTTGGTGCCGTCGCCGCGTTGCACGTTGCCGCCGTCGTGCTGTTGCTTGCGGGTACGGCAGGAGATGCGCAGCCGCTGGCGCTGGGACTGGTGGTCACCGCATATGTGGCCGGCATCAAGCACAGCTACGACTGGGACCACATCGCCGCGATCGACAACTCCACGCGCAAATTCGTGGCGCAGCACAAGGATCCGGTGAGCGTGGGGTTTGCGTTCAGCCTGGGCCACAGTTCCGTGGTGATCCTGGCGGGGCTCTTGGTGGTGGCGGGTGCCACGTTGATTGGGCAGTTCATGGAGGACGGCACCACAGGGAACAAGGTGCTGGGCTTGATCGGCAGCGGTGTCTCCGGGCTGTTCCTGTTGGCGATGGGGCTGTTCAACGGCTCCGCGTTCGTCCGCGCCACACAGGTTTACCGAAGGGTGCAGGCCGGCGGAGAAGTGCGCCACGAGGACCTCGAAGCGAGGGGTTTCGTGGCCCGCCTGCTCGCCAAGCCACTGTCCAAAGTGGAGCGGCCACGGAACATCTACGTCATCGGTTTCCTGTTCGGGCTCGGGTTCGACACCGCCACCACCATCGGGCTGCTGGTCATCACCACGACGGCGTCACTCGCCGGTGTTTCACCGCTAGCCTTGATGGCCCTCCCGCTCGCGTTCACTGCCGCGATGACCCTGTGCGATTCAGTCAACGGCGTGGCCATGATGAAGATGTACACATCAGCTATTCACAACCCGCGGCGCAAGCTCGGCTTCAACGCCGTCATCACCGGCATCTCGGCAGTCTCGGCGCTGTTCATCGCGGTGATCACGCTGGGTGGGTTCGTGAATTCCGCGTTTGAGCTCGAGGACCCTCTGACCTCGTGGCTCGGCGGCATTGATCTTGGCGACGCCGGCCTCATCCTGGTGGGCCTGTTTGTGGTGGCGTGGGCCGTATCAGCCTGGCGTGGCCGGGTAGCTCGCAGCGGTCGCTAG